Proteins encoded within one genomic window of Arachis ipaensis cultivar K30076 chromosome B08, Araip1.1, whole genome shotgun sequence:
- the LOC107613989 gene encoding beta-hexosaminidase 2, translating to MLIQSLLSSLLLLLLMLCLSSSTANVVATYHRSITKTVTTTNINVWPKPRNLTWGPPHQSTLLHPSFTITTTVNHHTNNHLSAAINRYINLIKTEHHRPLVPIATNLTKNLPPLSTLTITITNPSAPLHHGVDESYTLSIPWNASTATLSAPTTWGAMRGLETFSQLAWDTPTRVPVGVHVWDAPLFGHRGVMLDTARNYYPVRDIMRTIEALSMNKVNVFHWHITDSQSFPLLVPSEPGLADKGAYDSDMVYSPDDVRNIVEFGLDHGVRVLPEIDSPGHTGSWALAYPEIVTCANMFWFTPGSQILAAEPGTGHLNPLNPKTYQVMKNVIHDVTTLFPEPFYHAGADEVVPGCWKTDPTIQNYLSNGGTLNQILETFVNNTLPFIMSLNRTVIYWEDVLLSDSVHVSSTILPKENVILQTWNNGHKNTKRIVSSGYRAIVSSADFYYLDCGHGDFVGNNSAYDNQTGSDANNGGSWCGPFKTWQTIYNYDITYGLLEEEAKLVLGGEVALWSEQADGTVVDSRIWPRASAMAETLWSGNRDENGMKRYAEATDRLNEWRSRMVSRGIGAEPIQPLWCVRNPGMCNTLQPL from the exons ATGCTTATTCAATCATTGCTCTCATCACTTCTACTTCTACTTCTAATGTTATGTCTATCTAGTAGTACTGCCAATGTAGTTGCAACGTATCACCGTAGCATAACAAAAACTGTTACAACCACTAACATCAACGTGTGGCCAAAACCAAGAAACCTCACATGGGGCCCACCTCATCAATCCACCCTCCTCCACCCTTCATTCACCATCACCACTACCGTCAACCACCACACCAACAACCACCTCTCTGCCGCAATCAACCGTTACATCAACCTCATCAAAACCGAACACCACCGTCCGCTTGTCCCCATAGCCACAAACCTCACCAAAAACCTCCCTCCGCTTTCCACCCTCACCATCACCATAACCAACCCCTCCGCCCCACTCCACCACGGCGTCGACGAGTCCTACACGCTCTCAATTCCTTGGAATGCCTCGACGGCAACGCTCTCAGCTCCCACAACATGGGGAGCCATGAGAGGCCTGGAGACATTCTCACAGCTGGCATGGGACACTCCCACACGTGTTCCTGTTGGGGTTCACGTGTGGGATGCCCCACTATTCGGTCATCGCGGTGTCATGCTTGACACCGCAAGGAACTACTATCCAGTGAGAGATATCATGAGGACAATTGAGGCCCTGAGCATGAACAAAGTGAATGTGTTCCATTGGCATATAACTGACTCCCAATCTTTCCCTCTTCTTGTGCCATCTGAGCCTGGGTTGGCTGATAAGGGTGCTTATGATAGTGACATGGTGTATTCGCCTGATGATGTTAGAAACATTGTGGAGTTTGGGCTTGACCATGGAGTTCGTGTTCTTCCTGAGATTGATTCACCTG GGCATACAGGATCTTGGGCTTTAGCATACCCTGAAATTGTAACATGTGCTAACATGTTCTGGTTCACCCCGGGATCCCAGATTCTGGCTGCAGAGCCAGGGACAGGGCATTTGAACCCTTTAAACCCAAAGACATACCAAGTTATGAAGAATGTAATCCATGACGTGACCACATTGTTCCCGGAACCTTTTTACCATGCCGGCGCCGATGAGGTAGTGCCAGGTTGTTGGAAAACCGATCCAACCATTCAGAACTACCTATCAAATGGTGGAACTCTTAACCAAATTCTTGAAACATTTGTCAACAACACTCTCCCTTTCATTATGTCTCTCAACCGGACCGTCATTTATTGGGAAGACGTTCTTCTGAGTGATTCAGTCCATGTTTCTTCAACTATTCTCCCTAAGGAGAATGTAATTTTGCAGACATGGAACAACGGACACAAAAACACCAAGAGGATAGTTTCGTCTGGATACAGAGCGATCGTGTCGTCAGCAGACTTCTATTACTTGGATTGTGGTCATGGTGACTTTGTTGGGAACAACAGTGCCTATGACAACCAAACCGGAAGCGATGCGAATAATGGTGGATCCTGGTGTGGACCATTTAAGACATGGCAAACAATATACAACTATGATATAACATATGGGTTGCTTGAAGAAGAAGCAAAGTTGGTTTTGGGTGGGGAAGTGGCATTGTGGTCAGAACAAGCTGATGGTACGGTTGTGGATTCGAGAATTTGGCCCAGAGCTTCTGCAATGGCTGAGACTTTGTGGTCCGGTAACCGCGACGAAAACGGTATGAAGAGGTATGCTGAGGCCACGGATAGGCTCAATGAATGGAGAAGCAGAATGGTAAGTAGAGGCATTGGTGCTGAGCCAATTCAACCACTTTGGTGTGTTAGGAACCCTGGCATGTGCAACACACTTCAACCATTGTAG